The following proteins are co-located in the Amycolatopsis tolypomycina genome:
- a CDS encoding DUF3558 domain-containing protein encodes MTRRFMAVCAGVVASMALAGCSGKPTSTGTPSPVTTPSGSSASHTLPYAGAPDVSNPLPASVVAGDPCTDALTPAQVKEALGVEVTGQPGTAPGLGRKCDWANPDTTAVVTVFFITETHQGLSDLYANTKPQAKVWNVLPDIQGYPAVAYLSADGGDPKRTCGVSVGLANDVAIDVELALSRAKIGTVDPCSVAPKAADAVVTTLRQKAGA; translated from the coding sequence ATGACCCGTCGATTCATGGCTGTGTGTGCTGGAGTTGTCGCGTCAATGGCGTTGGCCGGCTGCTCCGGGAAACCGACGTCGACCGGCACGCCCAGCCCCGTCACGACCCCTTCGGGCTCGTCAGCCTCGCACACCTTGCCCTACGCAGGTGCTCCCGATGTTTCCAACCCTCTTCCTGCGAGCGTGGTCGCAGGTGATCCGTGCACCGACGCCCTGACGCCGGCTCAAGTCAAAGAAGCGCTGGGTGTTGAGGTCACGGGTCAGCCCGGAACGGCACCCGGCCTCGGGCGCAAATGCGACTGGGCGAACCCCGACACGACCGCCGTTGTGACAGTTTTCTTCATCACCGAAACCCATCAGGGCCTGAGTGACCTCTATGCCAACACCAAGCCACAGGCCAAGGTGTGGAACGTTCTGCCGGACATCCAAGGATATCCTGCCGTGGCCTATCTGTCCGCTGACGGTGGAGACCCGAAACGGACCTGCGGGGTCAGTGTGGGGTTGGCAAACGATGTTGCCATCGATGTCGAACTGGCCTTGAGCCGGGCCAAGATCGGCACGGTTGACCCGTGCTCGGTAGCTCCGAAGGCGGCGGACGCCGTGGTGACAACGTTGCGGCAGAAGGCCGGAGCGTAG
- a CDS encoding WXG100 family type VII secretion target, whose protein sequence is MSLLDDAKDGIKNLAHGAEEMVSGAVNAVGDFFRGDVGTQPVPVPEFVEQVRNGNTASWYQGVDKAAALSKSHTGVDHTVSGLLTRLESSWTGAGSDAARQKIQKFRDVTADAATTFTGNGNSLKMVAGSFDTAKHTMDPMPPRPDKSVVDVLTPWTTDTEAAIGNYNNTAAKNLAIYKTYEAQAGAGSSQLTVDYGQLGAFDGGAITVTDTPAGKKPRGTRRDTSTPVTSRADVTPPPPSTTPGSHDIAGARDVTVPGRGEQPLPSDRGGQDTTTAGFTPSPISTGVGPSTLPAPTAPGVSTGGGSSPYLGMGGLTGGVGGLGSDSGAGRAPGGGGRTGAGAPGEGVRGGTTVPSRGAGARGPAGTSGMAPGPGRGKGSEEDQEHQRKYVLDTTLFDEDGNEITDPVNGLPAVPPTIGT, encoded by the coding sequence GTGAGCCTGCTCGATGACGCGAAAGACGGGATCAAGAACCTCGCCCATGGCGCTGAAGAGATGGTCTCCGGAGCGGTGAATGCGGTCGGGGACTTCTTCCGCGGCGATGTGGGAACTCAACCGGTTCCGGTGCCGGAGTTCGTGGAGCAGGTCCGCAACGGCAACACCGCGAGTTGGTACCAGGGCGTGGACAAGGCCGCGGCGTTGTCCAAGTCTCACACTGGCGTCGATCACACGGTGTCCGGGCTGCTCACGCGGCTGGAGAGCTCGTGGACTGGTGCCGGGTCGGACGCGGCGCGGCAGAAGATCCAGAAGTTTCGGGATGTCACCGCGGACGCCGCGACGACCTTCACCGGCAACGGCAACAGTTTGAAGATGGTTGCCGGTTCGTTCGACACTGCGAAACACACGATGGACCCGATGCCGCCGCGGCCGGACAAGAGTGTCGTGGACGTGCTGACGCCGTGGACCACGGATACAGAAGCGGCGATCGGGAACTACAACAACACCGCCGCGAAGAATCTCGCGATCTACAAGACCTATGAGGCGCAGGCCGGTGCGGGCAGCTCGCAGCTGACCGTCGACTACGGGCAGCTGGGTGCGTTCGACGGTGGCGCTATCACGGTCACCGACACCCCAGCGGGCAAGAAGCCGCGTGGAACAAGGCGTGACACGTCGACGCCGGTCACGTCACGCGCTGATGTGACCCCGCCGCCGCCGAGCACCACACCTGGCAGCCACGACATCGCCGGCGCTCGCGATGTCACCGTTCCCGGCCGGGGTGAGCAGCCGCTGCCGAGCGATCGGGGTGGGCAGGACACCACGACAGCCGGCTTCACGCCGTCGCCGATCTCGACCGGCGTCGGGCCGAGCACGTTGCCGGCACCGACAGCACCAGGAGTGAGCACCGGCGGCGGCTCGTCCCCGTATCTCGGCATGGGCGGCCTGACGGGTGGTGTGGGCGGTCTCGGGAGCGACAGCGGCGCGGGACGAGCGCCGGGTGGAGGTGGCCGCACCGGAGCCGGAGCGCCCGGGGAAGGCGTGCGCGGCGGAACCACCGTGCCGAGCCGAGGTGCGGGCGCTCGCGGGCCTGCCGGCACCAGCGGGATGGCTCCGGGACCGGGCCGCGGCAAAGGCTCGGAGGAGGACCAGGAGCATCAGCGCAAGTATGTGCTGGACACGACGCTGTTCGACGAAGACGGCAACGAGATCACCGACCCCGTGAACGGCCTGCCTGCGGTGCCACCGACGATCGGCACGTAA